The following coding sequences lie in one candidate division KSB1 bacterium genomic window:
- a CDS encoding Clp1/GlmU family protein, with the protein MAELQIPEDWRAAARQILSSPGVVAVLGGPDSGKSTFCTYLGRQAVDQGLRTALVDADVGQSRVGPPGCIGWAWFQSAGLGPEEDLWFVGSFSPSRHLTECVAGTFRLVMAALSRGAQMVIVDTTGLVRGRDGFQLKMAKLHCLRPNHVVVFRRDLQGTALLQMILLSNDWSTLLVDVPPGVRMRTREERRAYRIGLLQTYLARAEEEEFRRPTVVAQVDRLVPLEGREVLVRYPEPDPSLATFGGRTAEFEQRRLCALESEYGRCLGIGVLTDFDPWGGCVRVQWRRLRAGEVRLIRVSEVPLELLSGE; encoded by the coding sequence ATGGCCGAGCTACAGATCCCCGAGGACTGGCGGGCGGCCGCGCGGCAGATCCTCAGCTCGCCCGGCGTGGTAGCTGTGCTGGGCGGTCCCGACTCGGGGAAAAGCACCTTCTGCACCTACCTGGGGCGGCAAGCCGTCGACCAGGGTCTCCGAACCGCGCTGGTGGACGCTGACGTCGGCCAGTCCCGTGTAGGCCCTCCTGGCTGTATCGGATGGGCCTGGTTCCAGTCGGCAGGGTTAGGGCCAGAAGAGGATCTCTGGTTTGTGGGGAGCTTTTCGCCTTCCCGCCACCTGACGGAATGCGTGGCTGGAACCTTTCGTCTGGTGATGGCGGCCCTGTCCCGTGGTGCTCAGATGGTCATCGTCGACACCACCGGCCTGGTTCGGGGACGGGATGGCTTCCAGCTCAAGATGGCCAAACTCCACTGCCTGCGCCCCAATCACGTGGTGGTTTTCCGGAGGGACCTCCAGGGGACCGCGCTCTTGCAGATGATCCTGCTATCGAACGATTGGTCGACGCTCCTGGTCGATGTGCCGCCCGGCGTCCGAATGCGGACGCGTGAGGAGAGAAGAGCATATCGGATCGGGTTGCTCCAGACCTACCTGGCCCGTGCCGAGGAGGAAGAATTTCGACGCCCCACGGTGGTAGCGCAGGTTGACCGCCTTGTGCCCTTGGAGGGACGGGAGGTGCTTGTCCGGTACCCGGAGCCGGACCCCTCCCTTGCGACGTTCGGAGGCCGGACAGCCGAGTTTGAGCAACGCCGCCTCTGCGCGCTGGAATCCGAATATGGTCGCTGCCTGGGGATTGGGGTGCTAACCGACTTCGACCCGTGGGGAGGGTGTGTCCGCGTGCAATGGCGACGGCTCCGGGCGGGGGAGGTGAGGCTCATCCGCGTCAGTGAGGTCCCGCTTGAACTCTTGAGCGGAGAGTGA
- a CDS encoding ferritin family protein, whose protein sequence is MANLFLASEIVAMNVTEERNGYEFYKALASSAKSSRLREAAERIAQQEKRHEERFRKWLTELEPHHSVESYPGEYDAYVRALLRNRTFPDDAAARKMATEAQSDLQAVELALQMEKNTLLLLQELRKHCPEQDLAFVDATVREEEDHLIELTEIREQLAS, encoded by the coding sequence ATGGCGAACCTCTTCTTGGCCAGCGAGATCGTGGCGATGAACGTCACGGAAGAGCGCAACGGATACGAGTTCTACAAGGCTCTGGCCTCCTCTGCAAAGAGCAGCAGACTCCGCGAAGCAGCGGAGCGCATCGCCCAGCAGGAAAAACGGCACGAGGAACGCTTCCGGAAATGGCTCACCGAACTTGAACCCCACCACTCCGTGGAGAGCTACCCTGGAGAGTACGACGCCTACGTCCGAGCCCTCCTGCGCAACCGGACGTTCCCGGACGACGCCGCGGCGCGGAAGATGGCCACCGAAGCGCAAAGCGATCTGCAGGCGGTGGAGCTTGCCCTCCAGATGGAAAAGAACACCCTCCTCCTTCTGCAGGAGCTCCGGAAGCATTGCCCGGAGCAGGACCTGGCCTTTGTCGACGCAACCGTAAGGGAGGAGGAAGACCATCTAATCGAACTTACCGAGATCCGAGAGCAACTGGCGTCCTGA
- a CDS encoding diacylglycerol kinase family lipid kinase, with protein sequence MRIWAVVNPAAGSGKGRKKSRSYIRYLRQAGIEVEVAYSQHPGHVYQLVANWHGPSSWDGLVAIGGDGTLFEVINALVRRFGEIPLPIGQVPVGTGNSLSRDLYPKGAASALKAIEKARVKAIDLIRYQSGSEVLYFANMMGIGFVSDINARSFRYKAMGKLAYAVSVVLETARLCTSRTTVSLDGRQVHTESLFVELCNSRYTAGNMLLAPMAILDDGQVDLLICRPMAALRLLRVFPKVFRGTHLSLPEVETLRGCEGEIAMDPPRRLSPDGEVMGTTPIHFRCLPGALPVFA encoded by the coding sequence ATGCGGATTTGGGCGGTGGTTAACCCGGCTGCAGGCAGTGGGAAAGGCAGAAAAAAGTCCAGAAGCTACATCAGGTATCTCCGGCAGGCGGGGATCGAGGTCGAAGTGGCTTACTCCCAGCATCCGGGCCATGTCTACCAGCTTGTTGCCAACTGGCACGGTCCATCCTCCTGGGATGGACTGGTGGCCATCGGAGGGGACGGAACGCTGTTTGAGGTGATCAACGCCTTGGTGAGGCGGTTTGGAGAGATCCCCTTGCCCATCGGGCAGGTGCCCGTGGGAACGGGCAACTCTCTCTCCCGGGATCTGTATCCCAAAGGGGCGGCTTCGGCGCTTAAGGCCATTGAAAAGGCCCGCGTCAAAGCCATCGACCTCATCCGGTACCAGTCCGGGTCCGAGGTCCTCTATTTCGCCAATATGATGGGCATCGGATTTGTGTCGGACATCAATGCCCGCTCCTTCCGATACAAAGCCATGGGGAAGCTGGCGTACGCCGTGAGTGTCGTGCTGGAGACAGCACGGCTTTGCACCTCCCGCACCACCGTGTCGTTGGACGGACGCCAAGTCCACACGGAGAGCCTCTTCGTGGAGCTCTGTAATTCCCGCTACACGGCGGGGAACATGCTCCTGGCGCCTATGGCCATACTGGACGATGGTCAGGTGGATCTGCTCATCTGTCGCCCGATGGCTGCCTTGCGACTGCTGCGTGTGTTTCCGAAGGTATTTCGAGGCACCCATCTCAGCCTGCCCGAAGTGGAAACGCTTCGCGGCTGCGAAGGTGAAATCGCCATGGACCCGCCCCGCCGGCTATCGCCGGACGGCGAAGTGATGGGAACGACGCCGATTCACTTTCGATGTCTGCCTGGCGCTCTACCTGTGTTCGCTTGA
- a CDS encoding YlxR family protein: MSNTPRGGQRPTGAGLRAKASHIPERTCVGCRRKGPKTDFLRIARNRSGEVAIDPHFRAPGRGAYLCLNEECVRKAKKRGALARALRTSVEDAFYEALLKYVRERSGPQS; encoded by the coding sequence ATGAGCAACACACCGAGGGGTGGTCAGAGACCGACGGGAGCGGGGTTGCGAGCCAAGGCCAGCCATATCCCCGAGCGGACCTGCGTCGGCTGTCGTCGTAAGGGGCCAAAGACGGATTTCCTGCGCATTGCTCGCAACCGGAGCGGCGAGGTGGCGATTGATCCTCACTTCCGAGCGCCGGGCCGCGGTGCCTACCTGTGCCTGAACGAAGAGTGCGTGCGAAAGGCGAAGAAAAGAGGCGCTCTGGCTCGGGCGCTGCGCACGTCGGTGGAAGATGCATTTTACGAGGCCCTGTTGAAGTATGTCCGGGAGCGATCTGGTCCCCAAAGCTGA
- the selB gene encoding selenocysteine-specific translation elongation factor, whose amino-acid sequence MSSDASPRRAIIGTAGHVDHGKSSLVKALTGTDPDRLKEEKERGLTIDLGFAYLSDKAAIIDVPGHERFIKNMVAGVSTIDLVLFVVAADDGVMPQTREHLEILDLLRVRRGIIVLNKIDLVEREWLELVEGEVRELVRGTFLESAPIVRVSAVTGEGIDALRQEIDRAMEELPERADRGLFFMPIDRAFVLRGFGTVVTGSVLSGRVRVGDRLEIQPKGLEVRVRSIQRHGKPVERVGVAERAGINLLGVEKEVIERGDVLVEPGYYVPTDRLHVSFRLLPSAPRPLQQLARVRLHLGTGEYLCRVRLLGREQVLPGEECLAELRLEEKVVSQWGAPFVVRSYSPLVTIGGGVILDLYPARFDRKETGTVAFLSEQASLDLERAVAARIRRAGRQPVELRTLAQQLTTHPDQLQAVVDGLVRKGTVVRIKRGGRDGFVHQEALQEVESLLLEVVRRYHADQPLREGMNRSEAQESLPGQVDISLFEAAVERLVQAGLLVQQGGLLRLPEHTVRLTPEEEELRRRVLHELEEGGYSPPSVPDMAARLAVPVSRLTNLLGALEAKGEVVRIEADLYLEMGRVRQAQELLRQYCTERGEITVSEFRELLGTTRRYALGLLLRFDEMGVTERVGDVRRLAGQAGS is encoded by the coding sequence TTGCCTACCTGAGCGACAAGGCGGCGATCATCGATGTCCCCGGCCACGAACGGTTCATCAAGAACATGGTGGCCGGGGTCAGCACGATTGATCTTGTGCTCTTCGTCGTTGCCGCTGACGACGGGGTTATGCCCCAGACCCGGGAGCATCTGGAAATCCTCGATCTGCTGCGGGTGCGCCGGGGTATCATCGTGCTGAACAAGATCGACCTGGTCGAGCGCGAGTGGCTCGAGCTGGTGGAGGGCGAGGTCCGGGAGCTGGTGCGGGGAACTTTTCTGGAATCGGCTCCCATCGTTCGTGTTTCCGCCGTAACCGGGGAGGGGATAGACGCGCTCCGGCAAGAGATCGATCGGGCAATGGAGGAGCTGCCGGAGCGCGCGGACCGGGGTTTGTTCTTCATGCCCATCGATCGCGCCTTCGTGCTCAGGGGCTTTGGGACCGTGGTGACCGGCTCCGTGCTCAGCGGACGGGTACGGGTCGGCGATCGGCTCGAAATCCAGCCGAAGGGGCTGGAAGTGCGGGTGCGGTCCATTCAACGCCACGGCAAGCCGGTGGAGCGGGTTGGGGTGGCCGAGCGGGCCGGCATCAATCTCCTGGGTGTGGAGAAGGAGGTCATCGAGCGGGGCGATGTGCTGGTGGAGCCGGGTTACTACGTCCCCACCGATCGCCTGCACGTTTCCTTTCGGCTCCTCCCTTCTGCCCCCCGTCCTTTGCAGCAGCTGGCTCGGGTACGTCTCCATCTGGGGACGGGGGAATACCTGTGCAGGGTGAGGCTTCTCGGCCGGGAGCAGGTGTTGCCCGGCGAGGAATGCCTGGCCGAACTCCGCCTGGAGGAGAAGGTGGTGTCCCAGTGGGGTGCGCCGTTTGTAGTGCGCAGCTATTCACCCCTTGTGACCATCGGAGGGGGCGTGATCCTCGATCTTTACCCCGCGCGCTTCGATCGGAAGGAGACCGGGACGGTCGCATTTCTTTCGGAGCAAGCCAGCCTGGACTTGGAGCGGGCCGTCGCGGCGCGGATCCGACGTGCCGGCCGGCAGCCGGTTGAGCTGCGAACCCTGGCCCAGCAACTGACCACTCACCCCGATCAGCTCCAGGCGGTCGTGGACGGTCTGGTCCGCAAGGGGACGGTCGTTCGAATCAAGAGGGGAGGACGGGACGGGTTTGTCCACCAAGAGGCGCTGCAGGAGGTCGAATCGCTCCTGCTGGAGGTGGTTCGCCGCTACCATGCCGATCAACCCCTGCGGGAGGGGATGAACCGATCGGAGGCTCAAGAATCCCTTCCTGGCCAGGTGGACATCTCGCTTTTCGAAGCCGCTGTGGAGCGGCTGGTGCAAGCGGGTCTCCTTGTACAGCAAGGGGGGCTCCTTCGCCTGCCGGAACACACTGTGCGCCTCACGCCGGAGGAAGAAGAGCTGCGGCGACGTGTCCTCCACGAATTGGAGGAAGGTGGCTATTCGCCACCCTCGGTTCCGGACATGGCGGCGAGGCTTGCCGTGCCCGTTTCTCGTCTGACCAATCTTCTTGGGGCGCTGGAAGCAAAGGGGGAGGTAGTGCGGATCGAGGCGGACCTGTATCTGGAAATGGGCCGCGTCCGACAGGCGCAAGAGCTGTTGCGTCAGTATTGCACCGAGCGGGGGGAAATTACGGTGAGCGAGTTCCGGGAGCTCCTGGGGACCACACGCCGCTACGCTTTGGGACTCCTTTTACGCTTCGACGAGATGGGAGTTACGGAGCGCGTCGGTGATGTCCGCCGGCTGGCCGGTCAAGCCGGCAGTTGA
- a CDS encoding alpha-amylase family glycosyl hydrolase — protein MKPDFRRGCLLLLFLIPGWAYTQPRVSWEPTFPTPYSTLTIRVTGCTMGGYLHWGVNGWKEPISAYWPPGTFRWGDGAAVESPLQGPDANRVCSITLGPFTDPRQQVSSVDFVIHWSNNSWDNNNGNDYHITLLTRVSWRPLEPSVNDTIWIRVSGCTQGGFLHWGVNGVGRQWERPVSEYWPPGSTLWSDGVAVETPLFGPSAARVCSVAVGPFRSGAQLVEKLDFAFRWADGSWDNNFGQDYHIPVSPEPLSGAVQVRFVSPSSDTVLTGGATIRIEGVRSETLELWIDGRPRAAASGTTLEWWWEAAAEAPGRHRLVAKAQDGAGLVALARVDVWTLPQLVNAEPPPGTRLGATDNGDGTVTFALFAPNTRFFVSLVGDFNGWNPAADVMNRSPDGRWWIVKALAPGTYRYRFVIDGELGLADPYAREVDWTLQGQQDYRPENARSVIRVGAPAYQWHDQQYRRPSWYDYVIYEMHVGDFAGTFEGVRNKLDYLVGLGINAIELMPCYEFPGSNSWGYNPAFYFAPEATYGSPEDLKRLIDEAHQRGIAVFMDMVFNHVDWSSPLVLPYADNLDNSPYFHSAGNDWGMPDFDHTKPATKQLFRDVVEFWIREYHIDGFRFDATRYIEEEGIASFADYARTLDPLVYRIAEHLPQDPTLLSRVPVSAEWHDTFHDVMKTNLRTFDSEGTRRALDYAADGFRDPTNVINYTVSHDEQRTIYECLNYVGTDYATAVAYEKMTGAVLLAAAGVPMLYHGQEYGEDLPKVVGRNPLDWTKPSREPWQGILRYYRGLLSLRKALPALRRGTVSVVRTYSNQRTVVFHRTYGQESVVVAANFSRSPQTVQVPFPVDGQWFEFTRDETLQVAGGVIQLTLSGPETRIFTQRRVWTSVKEGESPTLPTHAELAIPHPNPFHKESVTALRLPAGTVGEVGIYDVLGRKVATLRAGPFPAGTHSLIWDGRLEDGSPAPSGVYVVQFAGSDVVLRQKVLLLR, from the coding sequence ATGAAACCTGACTTCCGTAGAGGATGCCTGCTTTTGTTGTTCCTGATTCCCGGTTGGGCCTACACGCAACCAAGGGTGAGCTGGGAGCCGACGTTTCCAACCCCGTATTCGACCCTTACCATCCGTGTGACCGGGTGCACCATGGGTGGCTACCTGCACTGGGGCGTGAACGGATGGAAGGAACCGATCTCAGCTTACTGGCCTCCCGGCACATTCCGATGGGGCGACGGCGCCGCCGTGGAGTCCCCCTTGCAGGGCCCGGACGCAAATCGGGTCTGCTCGATCACCCTCGGGCCCTTCACGGATCCCCGGCAGCAGGTTTCTTCGGTCGATTTCGTGATCCACTGGAGCAATAACTCTTGGGACAACAACAACGGCAACGACTATCACATCACCCTGCTGACCCGGGTTTCGTGGCGCCCTCTGGAGCCGAGCGTCAACGACACCATTTGGATCCGGGTCTCCGGGTGTACGCAAGGGGGCTTCTTGCACTGGGGGGTGAATGGAGTGGGCCGGCAGTGGGAGAGGCCCGTTTCAGAGTACTGGCCTCCTGGAAGCACCCTTTGGTCCGATGGCGTTGCGGTGGAGACGCCGCTTTTTGGACCGAGCGCCGCTCGTGTCTGCTCGGTAGCGGTGGGCCCGTTCCGTAGCGGGGCGCAGCTGGTCGAGAAGCTGGACTTCGCCTTCCGCTGGGCCGACGGCTCCTGGGACAATAACTTCGGGCAGGACTATCACATCCCTGTCTCCCCAGAGCCCTTGTCTGGCGCCGTCCAAGTGCGCTTCGTCTCACCATCCTCGGACACGGTCCTGACGGGCGGGGCCACAATTCGGATCGAGGGCGTACGTAGTGAGACCCTCGAGCTCTGGATTGACGGTCGCCCGCGGGCGGCGGCGTCGGGCACGACCCTCGAATGGTGGTGGGAAGCGGCGGCCGAGGCTCCTGGCCGTCATCGCCTGGTGGCCAAAGCCCAGGATGGGGCAGGGCTGGTGGCTCTTGCACGCGTGGATGTCTGGACCCTGCCGCAGCTCGTCAATGCAGAGCCGCCGCCGGGAACCCGCCTGGGAGCCACGGACAATGGGGATGGGACGGTCACCTTCGCCCTGTTTGCTCCGAACACGAGGTTTTTCGTGAGCCTGGTCGGAGACTTCAACGGGTGGAACCCGGCCGCGGACGTCATGAATCGGTCGCCGGATGGGCGATGGTGGATCGTGAAGGCCTTGGCGCCCGGTACCTACCGCTATCGCTTCGTGATTGACGGCGAGCTCGGCCTGGCCGATCCTTATGCCCGCGAAGTCGACTGGACGCTTCAGGGTCAACAGGACTATCGACCGGAGAACGCCCGGTCCGTGATAAGGGTTGGAGCCCCAGCCTATCAGTGGCATGACCAGCAGTACCGCCGGCCCAGCTGGTACGACTACGTGATTTACGAAATGCACGTCGGAGACTTCGCGGGCACCTTCGAAGGGGTTCGCAATAAGCTGGACTATCTGGTTGGCCTGGGGATTAACGCCATCGAACTGATGCCCTGCTACGAATTCCCGGGCTCGAACAGCTGGGGCTATAATCCGGCTTTCTACTTTGCCCCCGAGGCGACGTACGGTAGCCCGGAAGACCTGAAGCGCCTGATCGACGAGGCCCACCAGCGGGGGATCGCCGTCTTCATGGACATGGTGTTCAACCACGTGGACTGGTCATCGCCGCTGGTGCTTCCGTACGCCGACAATTTGGACAACAGCCCCTATTTCCATTCCGCGGGCAACGACTGGGGCATGCCCGACTTCGACCACACCAAGCCGGCAACCAAGCAACTGTTCCGCGATGTAGTGGAGTTCTGGATCCGCGAGTACCACATCGACGGGTTCCGCTTCGACGCCACACGCTACATCGAGGAAGAAGGCATCGCCTCCTTTGCTGACTACGCGCGCACCCTGGATCCACTGGTCTACCGTATCGCGGAACACCTGCCTCAGGATCCCACACTGCTGAGCCGGGTGCCCGTGAGCGCCGAATGGCACGACACCTTCCACGACGTAATGAAGACCAACCTGCGCACTTTCGACAGCGAGGGGACCCGCCGAGCGCTCGACTACGCGGCGGACGGTTTTCGGGATCCCACCAACGTGATCAACTACACCGTGAGCCACGACGAGCAGAGGACCATCTACGAGTGCCTGAACTACGTGGGTACGGACTACGCGACAGCTGTGGCCTACGAGAAGATGACCGGGGCCGTTTTGCTCGCTGCGGCCGGGGTTCCCATGCTGTACCATGGCCAGGAGTACGGGGAAGACCTGCCTAAGGTAGTCGGCCGCAATCCCCTGGACTGGACCAAACCCTCGCGAGAACCCTGGCAGGGGATCTTGCGCTATTACCGCGGGCTCCTGTCTCTGAGGAAGGCTCTACCTGCACTGCGACGCGGGACAGTAAGCGTGGTCCGAACCTACAGCAATCAGAGGACGGTCGTGTTCCATCGCACGTACGGGCAGGAGAGCGTGGTCGTGGCTGCGAATTTCAGCCGCTCTCCTCAAACGGTGCAGGTCCCCTTCCCCGTCGATGGCCAGTGGTTCGAATTTACCCGCGATGAGACGCTCCAGGTAGCCGGCGGAGTGATCCAGCTCACCCTTTCGGGGCCAGAAACGCGTATCTTTACGCAGCGTCGCGTGTGGACCTCGGTAAAGGAAGGGGAATCTCCGACGCTTCCGACACATGCGGAGCTTGCCATTCCGCATCCGAACCCGTTCCACAA
- a CDS encoding endonuclease III: MRSRRRNKPDPVPDPELAERVAAAVSALEKAFGEPKWSGPVDPVDVLVRTILSQNTNDRNRDRAYEELRRRYPTWAEVADAEPEGIALAIRVAGLSRQKSVVIRDVLRWIRDTVGGFNLSKLCQMDVQEAVAWLGQLKGIGVKTVAVVLMFACGRDVFPVDTHVHRIVQRLGFVPVGASAEKTFWLMAPVVPAGKGYSFHLNLLRLGRSICRARAPKCGSCPLASLCPYPQASSTGKGVAAQG; this comes from the coding sequence GTGCGAAGTAGGAGGCGGAACAAGCCCGATCCGGTCCCGGACCCAGAGCTCGCCGAGAGGGTGGCGGCTGCCGTCTCCGCCCTCGAAAAGGCCTTCGGCGAACCCAAATGGTCTGGCCCGGTAGACCCCGTGGACGTGCTCGTACGAACGATCCTTTCCCAGAACACCAACGACCGCAATCGCGACCGTGCCTACGAGGAACTTCGTCGGAGGTACCCAACCTGGGCGGAGGTGGCGGACGCGGAACCGGAGGGGATTGCCTTGGCAATCCGGGTGGCCGGGCTCTCGAGGCAGAAAAGCGTGGTGATCCGCGACGTCCTGCGCTGGATCCGAGACACGGTTGGGGGGTTCAACCTTAGCAAGCTCTGCCAAATGGACGTGCAAGAGGCCGTCGCTTGGCTTGGTCAGCTTAAGGGAATCGGTGTCAAGACCGTGGCGGTCGTGCTCATGTTCGCCTGCGGGCGGGATGTATTCCCGGTCGATACCCATGTGCACCGGATCGTGCAGAGGCTGGGATTTGTTCCGGTGGGTGCGAGCGCGGAGAAGACGTTCTGGCTAATGGCCCCTGTGGTGCCTGCCGGAAAGGGATACTCGTTTCACCTGAACCTCCTGCGCCTGGGTAGATCGATTTGCCGGGCCCGGGCCCCGAAATGTGGGTCCTGCCCGCTGGCATCCCTCTGTCCGTACCCGCAGGCGAGCAGCACGGGGAAAGGCGTGGCCGCACAGGGCTGA
- a CDS encoding nitronate monooxygenase produces MAKKLPKFKTRVTELFGIEYPIIQGGMSWVADHHLVVPVCEAGGLGVLGAGSMSPSQLHGEIAAVRAGTSKPFAVNVPLTRSDAPKLIRVCLDLEVKIIFTSAGNPAVFTPQLKEKGVTVVHVVSNVRQAVRAERAGVDAVVAEGFEAGGHVGREEIGTITLVPQVVDAVSVPVIAAGGIADARGFVAALALGAEGVQVGTRFAATVEANCSIYYKNAIVRAEDAATVVVTRSLIPTRVIRNALAEQLLRAEQRGAQEPQLREILQEGRARMAIVDGELAEGLIEAGQSAGLVKSLRTVELVFEDFLEGYVKVLRRLQGLVEVKGTR; encoded by the coding sequence ATGGCGAAGAAGCTGCCCAAGTTCAAAACGCGGGTCACGGAACTGTTCGGCATTGAGTACCCGATCATCCAGGGGGGGATGTCCTGGGTTGCGGACCACCACCTGGTGGTGCCGGTGTGCGAGGCCGGCGGTCTCGGCGTCTTGGGCGCGGGATCGATGAGTCCGTCTCAGCTCCACGGGGAGATTGCGGCTGTTCGGGCTGGGACCTCCAAGCCTTTCGCCGTGAACGTGCCTTTGACGCGGAGCGACGCCCCTAAGCTCATCCGCGTGTGCCTGGATCTGGAGGTGAAGATCATATTTACCTCAGCCGGCAATCCGGCGGTGTTTACGCCGCAGCTTAAAGAGAAGGGCGTGACGGTGGTCCACGTGGTTTCCAATGTCCGCCAGGCGGTGCGGGCCGAGCGCGCAGGCGTGGATGCGGTGGTGGCCGAGGGGTTTGAAGCCGGAGGTCATGTCGGGCGCGAGGAAATCGGCACCATCACCCTGGTCCCGCAGGTGGTGGATGCGGTCAGCGTCCCGGTCATTGCCGCCGGCGGCATTGCGGATGCCCGTGGTTTCGTAGCCGCCCTCGCGCTGGGTGCCGAGGGAGTGCAGGTGGGGACGCGTTTTGCGGCCACCGTCGAGGCCAATTGCAGCATCTACTACAAGAACGCGATCGTCAGGGCCGAGGACGCGGCCACGGTTGTGGTGACCCGGAGCCTGATCCCCACCAGGGTGATCCGGAACGCGTTGGCGGAGCAGCTCTTGCGTGCGGAGCAGCGCGGCGCCCAGGAGCCGCAGCTGCGCGAGATCCTCCAGGAGGGGCGAGCACGAATGGCCATCGTGGACGGCGAGCTGGCCGAAGGCCTCATCGAGGCGGGTCAGAGCGCCGGTCTGGTGAAGTCCCTGCGGACCGTCGAACTCGTGTTCGAGGATTTCCTGGAGGGCTATGTGAAGGTCCTCCGTCGTCTACAAGGGCTGGTGGAGGTGAAGGGTACTCGATGA
- a CDS encoding ribosomal L7Ae/L30e/S12e/Gadd45 family protein, translating to MSGSDLVPKAEALLGFARRAGRLAIGSSAIEASLRKRRCRLLIFAQDASRWTVRHLASQAFRAGVPVVAFSTRNRLGQILGRGLVAAIGVDDPQFAASLRDTLASIPDARRISEEELFPRSRKPRRGRQGAK from the coding sequence ATGTCCGGGAGCGATCTGGTCCCCAAAGCTGAGGCCTTGCTGGGATTTGCCCGACGAGCCGGACGGCTTGCCATAGGATCATCCGCGATCGAGGCATCCCTGCGGAAGAGGCGTTGCCGCCTGCTGATCTTCGCGCAGGACGCCTCACGGTGGACGGTGCGCCACCTGGCAAGCCAGGCCTTCCGCGCGGGGGTTCCGGTGGTGGCCTTCTCCACCAGAAATCGATTGGGGCAAATTCTCGGCAGGGGCCTCGTGGCCGCTATTGGGGTGGACGACCCCCAGTTCGCAGCCTCCCTCCGGGACACGCTGGCGAGCATTCCGGACGCGCGCCGGATCTCGGAAGAGGAGCTTTTCCCAAGGTCTCGCAAACCGCGCCGGGGCAGGCAAGGTGCGAAGTAG
- a CDS encoding 1-acyl-sn-glycerol-3-phosphate acyltransferase, with amino-acid sequence MLSTGWCWTVGLALFTVLALAVLVAALLLPLRVYDPFLKWACRTLLRVCGVRVRVEGSVQREVLPCLFLGNHVNILDPLIYGGYLPGPVRGVELASHFRWPVYGWVIRRIGNVPIEQSYGRGFHRSYRKAAEQLRRGVSVAVLPEGHRTRDGTLLPFTRAPFAFAREAQVPIVPVALVGAYEICRKGSLRISPGVVRLRIGSPMMPAEASAFDASHLRTRVREAIEKLLEEGQAPGGSGEVPPENKGLRSVRVPNSDP; translated from the coding sequence GTGCTCAGCACCGGCTGGTGTTGGACCGTCGGGCTTGCCCTCTTCACGGTGCTGGCCCTGGCGGTTCTGGTTGCAGCTTTGCTGTTGCCGTTGCGTGTGTACGATCCATTCCTCAAGTGGGCATGCCGGACGCTTCTGCGTGTGTGCGGGGTGAGGGTACGGGTGGAAGGGTCCGTACAGCGGGAGGTTCTGCCCTGTCTATTCCTCGGCAACCACGTCAATATCCTCGATCCCCTGATCTACGGAGGGTACCTGCCGGGGCCCGTGCGCGGTGTGGAGCTGGCTTCCCATTTCCGCTGGCCCGTCTACGGATGGGTGATCCGGCGTATCGGCAATGTGCCCATCGAGCAAAGTTATGGCCGTGGCTTCCACCGGAGCTACCGAAAGGCTGCGGAGCAGCTCCGGCGCGGGGTGTCTGTGGCTGTCCTCCCAGAAGGCCACAGAACCCGGGACGGAACACTGCTGCCTTTTACGAGAGCCCCGTTTGCCTTCGCTCGGGAAGCCCAGGTGCCCATTGTCCCCGTGGCTCTCGTGGGTGCGTACGAGATCTGCCGCAAGGGGTCATTGCGCATTTCGCCCGGCGTGGTAAGACTCCGGATTGGTAGCCCGATGATGCCTGCGGAGGCGTCTGCCTTCGATGCCTCCCACCTGCGCACACGCGTGCGGGAAGCGATCGAGAAGCTCCTGGAGGAAGGGCAGGCTCCGGGAGGATCCGGCGAGGTCCCTCCAGAAAACAAGGGGCTGAGATCGGTCCGAGTCCCCAATTCGGATCCGTGA